A stretch of DNA from Maridesulfovibrio sp.:
GAAGATGCTCCGGGAAAGGGGTGGACTGTTTTCAGGGTTCGTGATGAAGTGCCGGTTGCAATCCTGAATATGCAGGGACGTACTTTCATGAATCCCGCGGAATGTCCGTTTCGCTGCACGGACAGGCTTCTTGAAGGGCTTGATCCGGATATAAAAATCGTGCTGCTGGATTTTCACGCCGAAGCAACTTCCGAGAAGCAGTGTTTTGGTCGCTATCTCGACGGCAGGGTAAGTGCAGTTTTCGGCACCCATACGCATGTGCAGACCAACGATGCCCGTATCTTTGAAAACGGCACCGGGTTTATTACCGATGCCGGAATGTGCGGGCCGGTCGATTCCTGTCTCGGATTGACGCCTAAGCCGGTCATTAAAAGATTTGTTTCCGGACTGCCCCAGAAATGGAAAGTGGCCGGCGGTCCGGTGGAGTTGCAGGGAGCGCTGCTGGAAGTGGACGAACACAGCGGCAGGACCGTAGCCATTGAAGCATGGAAATCAGGGCTGCTGGACGTGTGATTCCACGATTTTTTCATTATTGAAATAAAGCCGATGCAGGCTAAAATAACATAAAGAGGTTTCAACCATGAATATTTACGATGAACTCAAGTGGCGGGGGCTGGTCAATCAGGTTTCTGACGAAGAGAAGGTACGCGAGTATCTGGATACTCCCGGTCAGACCATGTATTGCGGCTTTGACCCCACCGCGGACAGCCTGCATATCGGCAACCTTGTTCCGCTCCTCTGCCTTGTCCGCATGAAAAGAGCTGGGCACAACCCCCTGTTCCTGCTTGGCGGCGCAACCGGACGTGTCGGCGACCCCAGCGGAAAGGACAAGGAGCGCGAGCTTGCCTCCGAGGAAAAGATTGAATCGCAGGCAAAGAATATCCGGTCACAGATCGAAGCTTTCTGTGAACGCAATACCGGCGAAAAGGCGGAAGTGGTCAACAACTATGACTGGACCAAAAATATGTCTTTTCTTGAAATGCTGCGTGATGTGGGCAAGCATTTCACTGTTAACTGGATGCTGGCCAAGGAATCGGTCAAAGGCCGTTTCGGCCGTGAGGATGTTGGTATATCCTACACTGAATTCAGCTACATGATCCTGCAGGGTTACGATTTCTACCATCTTTTCAAGGAAAAAGGCTGCCAGCTTCAGATCGGCGGCGGCGACCAGTGGGGCAACATTACCGCAGGTTGCGAGCTTATCCGCCGCAAGGCCCAGGGTGAGGGCTTTGCTCTGACCTTTCCCCTGATCACAACCGCAGCAGGAAAGAAGTTCGGCAAAAGCGAAAAAGGCGCCATCTACCTGAACCCGGAAATGACTTCGCCGTATGCATTTTACCAGTTCTGGGTCAATACCGATGACCGTGACGTTATCAATTTTCTGAAATATTTTACCTTCCTTTCCAGTGAAGAGATTGATGCTCTTGAAAAAAGCCTTGAAGAGGCTCCGCACCTGCGCGAAGCGCATAAGAAGCTTGCCGAGGAAACTACCATCATGATCCACGGTAAAGAGGAACTGGAAAAAGTTCAGGCCGCAACCTCCGCCCTGTTCGGCAAAGGCGACATCAAAACCGTTGACGCCGCAACTCTTCGCGAGGCCATGGAAGCCGCTCCCGGCGTTGAATATGCTGCCGCAGATCTGCCCGACCTGCCCCAGATACTTCTTGATCTCGGTCTTTCCAAGTCCAAGGGACAGGCCCGCAAGGATATCCAGGCCGGTGGGCTCTACATCAACAACGAAAGGGTTTCCGAATTCGATTACGTGCCTTCGTCAGATGATTTCATCGGCGGTGAATGCATGCTCATCCGCAAGGGCAAGAAGAATTACGGATTGGTTACTCTTAAGTAGAATCTGGTGAGTTCCATTAAGTTCAATGCAGCGATTTTACGGACTGGCCACCAGACTACGGCAGACATTCGGGGAGCGGGTTCAGAAAATCCCGCTTGATTTCGGATTTACCTGCCCCAACCGTGACGGGAAGATTTCCCGCCATGGCTGTATCTTCTGCAGTCCGCAGGGTTCCGGTTCCGGTATGCACGCCATGGCCATGACAATTCCGGAACAGTGGGAACTCTGGCGGGCCAAGCTGACCGAAATGCATAAGGCCAGACTTTATCTGGCCTATCTCCAGTCATACTCAAACACATACTGCTCTCTTGATGAACTCAAGTGTGCCTTCGATCAACTGCAAGGACTTGAAGGGCTGGCCGGAATCTGCATCGGCACCAGACCGGACTGTCTGGATTCCGCCAAGCTTGAGCTTATTCGCGGACTTGATCTGCGCGAAACATGGCTTGATCTGGGCTTGCAGAGTTCCAACGACCTTACCCTGAAGAGGATCAATCGCGGGCACGATTCCGAGTGCTTTGCGCAGGCTGTGCGGCTCGCATCAAGCCACGGTGTTCCGGTCTGCGCGCATGTTATTGCCGGACTGCCCGGTGAGAGTGAGAAGGATTTTCTTGCATCCGTGGAGTTTTTGAATTCCCTGCCCGTGTCCGGGATAAAGTTTCACAACCTGTTTGTGGGCAGGGGCGCACCGCTGCAGAAAATCTACGAGGCGGGCGGATATACGCCTATCGAACAGGCTGAGTATATCGAAATGCTCGTCGCAGCCATATCGGTTTTAAGGCCGGAGATAGTGATCCACCGGTTGAAAGCCGATGCCGTTCCCGGAGAGCTGATTGCCCCCGAATGGGTCCGCGGAAAGCGCTCCGTGCTGAACGAAATAGAAAAGACCCTCAAAGTCCGCAAGATCTGGCAGGGCTGTGCCAGAGCTGATGCTGAACAGCAGCCTCCTGCATGGTTCAGCCCTGATTCTCCTTCCCCGTTTTAGACCTTGCTGAATATTTGAATGCCGCACTTGAATCCGGTAATCAGGATGTAATGCTTATGGCTGTGGCAAATATTGCC
This window harbors:
- a CDS encoding TIGR00282 family metallophosphoesterase — translated: MRILFLGDIVGRPGRKGVALRIGELRRSLKLDLVIANGENASQGIGLSAKNAADLLGCGIDVITSGNHIWKYQNLYPLLKTSERIVRPANVPEDAPGKGWTVFRVRDEVPVAILNMQGRTFMNPAECPFRCTDRLLEGLDPDIKIVLLDFHAEATSEKQCFGRYLDGRVSAVFGTHTHVQTNDARIFENGTGFITDAGMCGPVDSCLGLTPKPVIKRFVSGLPQKWKVAGGPVELQGALLEVDEHSGRTVAIEAWKSGLLDV
- the tyrS gene encoding tyrosine--tRNA ligase, whose protein sequence is MNIYDELKWRGLVNQVSDEEKVREYLDTPGQTMYCGFDPTADSLHIGNLVPLLCLVRMKRAGHNPLFLLGGATGRVGDPSGKDKERELASEEKIESQAKNIRSQIEAFCERNTGEKAEVVNNYDWTKNMSFLEMLRDVGKHFTVNWMLAKESVKGRFGREDVGISYTEFSYMILQGYDFYHLFKEKGCQLQIGGGDQWGNITAGCELIRRKAQGEGFALTFPLITTAAGKKFGKSEKGAIYLNPEMTSPYAFYQFWVNTDDRDVINFLKYFTFLSSEEIDALEKSLEEAPHLREAHKKLAEETTIMIHGKEELEKVQAATSALFGKGDIKTVDAATLREAMEAAPGVEYAAADLPDLPQILLDLGLSKSKGQARKDIQAGGLYINNERVSEFDYVPSSDDFIGGECMLIRKGKKNYGLVTLK
- a CDS encoding TIGR01212 family radical SAM protein (This family includes YhcC from E. coli K-12, an uncharacterized radical SAM protein.), which gives rise to MQRFYGLATRLRQTFGERVQKIPLDFGFTCPNRDGKISRHGCIFCSPQGSGSGMHAMAMTIPEQWELWRAKLTEMHKARLYLAYLQSYSNTYCSLDELKCAFDQLQGLEGLAGICIGTRPDCLDSAKLELIRGLDLRETWLDLGLQSSNDLTLKRINRGHDSECFAQAVRLASSHGVPVCAHVIAGLPGESEKDFLASVEFLNSLPVSGIKFHNLFVGRGAPLQKIYEAGGYTPIEQAEYIEMLVAAISVLRPEIVIHRLKADAVPGELIAPEWVRGKRSVLNEIEKTLKVRKIWQGCARADAEQQPPAWFSPDSPSPF